In Camelus dromedarius isolate mCamDro1 chromosome 3, mCamDro1.pat, whole genome shotgun sequence, one DNA window encodes the following:
- the APBB3 gene encoding amyloid-beta A4 precursor protein-binding family B member 3 isoform X1 codes for MLGKDYMLAIILVNCDDDLWGDQSLEGEPGLPPGWRKIRDAAGTYYWHVPSGSTQWQRPTWEPGDAEDPGTRTEGIWGLRPPKGRSFSSLESSLDRSNSLSWYGEDSYIQRVEPGAKCFAVRSLGWVEVPEEDLVPGKSSIAVNNCIQQLAQTRSQSQPPDGAWGEGQNMLMILKKDAMSLVNPLDRSLIHCQPLVHIRVWGVGSSKGRDFAFVAGDKDSCMLKCHVFRCDVPAKAIASALHGLCAQILSERVGVSGDSPCCSLDPITPEDLPRQAPVPSERWRKGSLREYPGQHGVYISVELLDAVSQAAQTYEALYIGTLPVTKAMGMDVLNEAIGALTTRGDQDTWVPAILSVSDSLMTAHPIQAEAGAEEEPLWQCPVRLVTFIGVGRDPHTFGLIADLGRQSFQCAAFWCQPHAGGLSEAVQAACMVQYQKCLVASAARGKAWGAQARARLRLKRTSSVDSPGGSLPLPLLKGGVGGAGAAPRKRGVFSFLDAFRLKPSLLHMP; via the exons ATGCTGGGCAAGGATTACATGCTGGCCATCATTCTGGTCAACTGCGATG ATGATTTGTGGGGGGACCAGAGTCTGGAGGGGGAGCCAGGCCTGCCCCCTGGCTGGAGGAAGATCCGTGATGCTGCAGGTACTTACTATTGGCATGTACCCAGCGGTAGCACCCAGTGGCAGCGCCCAACCTGGGAGCCAGGAGATGCAGAGGACCCAGGCACG AGGACGGAGGGAATCTGGGGACTTCGGCCCCCCAAGGGGAGATCCTTTTCCAGCCTGGAGAGCTCATTGGACCGGAG TAACTCTCTGTCCTGGTATGGTGAAGACTCCTACATCCAGAGAGTGGAGCCAGGGGCTAAG TGCTTTGCAGTCCGGTCTCTGGGCTGGGTAGAGGTACCTGAAGAGGATCTGGTACCAGGGAAGAGCAGTATCGCAGTCAATAACTGCATCCAGCAGCTGGCCCAGACCCGCAGTCAGAGCCAGCCCCCAGATGGTGCCTGGGGCGAG GGCCAGAACATGCTGATGATCCTGAAGAAGGATGCCATGAGCCTGGTGAATCCCCTGGACCGCAGTCTGATCCACTGCCAGCCTCTGGTGCACATCCGTGTATGGGGTGTGGGCAGCTCCAAGGGCCG GGACTTCGCTTTTGTGGCGGGTGATAAAGACAGCTGTATGCTCAAGTGCCATGTGTTTCGCTGTGACGTCCCTGCCAAGGCCATTGCCAGTGCCCTACATGGGCTCTGTGCCCAG ATCTTGTCAGAGCGAGTAGGAGTCAGTGGTGATTCCCCTTGCTGCTCACTAGACCCCATCACCCCTGAAGACCTGCCTCGGCAAG CTCCAGTTCCCTCAGAAAGGTGGAGAAAGGGGTCATTGAGAGAGTACCCCGGCCAGCatggtgtatatatttcagtgGAGCTATTGGATGCCGTGAGCCAGGCAGCTCAGACATACGAGGCACTGTACATCGGGACCCTGCCAGTCACCAAAGCCATGG GCATGGACGTGCTGAACGAGGCCATTGGTGCTCTCACCACCCGCGGGGACCAGGATACCTGGGTCCCTGCCATACTCAGTGTGTCTGACTCTCTCATGACTGCACATCCTATTCAG GCAGAGGCTGGTGCAGAGGAGGAGCCACTGTGGCAGTGCCCTGTGCGCCTTGTGACCTTTATTGGCGTTGGCCGTGACCCACACACCTTTGGCCTCATTGCTGACCTGGGCCGTCAGAGCTTCCAGTGTGCGGCCTTCTGGTGCCAGCCCCATGCAGGGGGACTCTCCGAAGCTGTGCAGGCTGCTTGCATG GTTCAGTACCAGAAGTGTCTTGTGGCCTCTGCAGCCCGAGGCAAGGCCTGGGGTGCCCAGGCCCGTGCCCGCCTGCGGCTCAAGCGGACCAGCTCTGTGGATTCCCCAGGAggttccctgccccttcccctgctcAAAGGAGGGGTTGGGGGTGCAGGGGCAGCCCCACGAAAGCGGggtgtcttctcttttcttgatgCCTTCCGGCTGAAACCCTCTCTGCTCCACATGCCCTAA
- the APBB3 gene encoding amyloid-beta A4 precursor protein-binding family B member 3 isoform X3: MLGKDYMLAIILVNCDDDLWGDQSLEGEPGLPPGWRKIRDAAGTYYWHVPSGSTQWQRPTWEPGDAEDPGTRTEGIWGLRPPKGRSFSSLESSLDRSNSLSWYGEDSYIQRVEPGAKCFAVRSLGWVEVPEEDLVPGKSSIAVNNCIQQLAQTRSQSQPPDGAWGEGQNMLMILKKDAMSLVNPLDRSLIHCQPLVHIRVWGVGSSKGRDFAFVAGDKDSCMLKCHVFRCDVPAKAIASALHGLCAQILSERVGVSGDSPCCSLDPITPEDLPRQGMDVLNEAIGALTTRGDQDTWVPAILSVSDSLMTAHPIQAEAGAEEEPLWQCPVRLVTFIGVGRDPHTFGLIADLGRQSFQCAAFWCQPHAGGLSEAVQAACMVQYQKCLVASAARGKAWGAQARARLRLKRTSSVDSPGGSLPLPLLKGGVGGAGAAPRKRGVFSFLDAFRLKPSLLHMP, encoded by the exons ATGCTGGGCAAGGATTACATGCTGGCCATCATTCTGGTCAACTGCGATG ATGATTTGTGGGGGGACCAGAGTCTGGAGGGGGAGCCAGGCCTGCCCCCTGGCTGGAGGAAGATCCGTGATGCTGCAGGTACTTACTATTGGCATGTACCCAGCGGTAGCACCCAGTGGCAGCGCCCAACCTGGGAGCCAGGAGATGCAGAGGACCCAGGCACG AGGACGGAGGGAATCTGGGGACTTCGGCCCCCCAAGGGGAGATCCTTTTCCAGCCTGGAGAGCTCATTGGACCGGAG TAACTCTCTGTCCTGGTATGGTGAAGACTCCTACATCCAGAGAGTGGAGCCAGGGGCTAAG TGCTTTGCAGTCCGGTCTCTGGGCTGGGTAGAGGTACCTGAAGAGGATCTGGTACCAGGGAAGAGCAGTATCGCAGTCAATAACTGCATCCAGCAGCTGGCCCAGACCCGCAGTCAGAGCCAGCCCCCAGATGGTGCCTGGGGCGAG GGCCAGAACATGCTGATGATCCTGAAGAAGGATGCCATGAGCCTGGTGAATCCCCTGGACCGCAGTCTGATCCACTGCCAGCCTCTGGTGCACATCCGTGTATGGGGTGTGGGCAGCTCCAAGGGCCG GGACTTCGCTTTTGTGGCGGGTGATAAAGACAGCTGTATGCTCAAGTGCCATGTGTTTCGCTGTGACGTCCCTGCCAAGGCCATTGCCAGTGCCCTACATGGGCTCTGTGCCCAG ATCTTGTCAGAGCGAGTAGGAGTCAGTGGTGATTCCCCTTGCTGCTCACTAGACCCCATCACCCCTGAAGACCTGCCTCGGCAAG GCATGGACGTGCTGAACGAGGCCATTGGTGCTCTCACCACCCGCGGGGACCAGGATACCTGGGTCCCTGCCATACTCAGTGTGTCTGACTCTCTCATGACTGCACATCCTATTCAG GCAGAGGCTGGTGCAGAGGAGGAGCCACTGTGGCAGTGCCCTGTGCGCCTTGTGACCTTTATTGGCGTTGGCCGTGACCCACACACCTTTGGCCTCATTGCTGACCTGGGCCGTCAGAGCTTCCAGTGTGCGGCCTTCTGGTGCCAGCCCCATGCAGGGGGACTCTCCGAAGCTGTGCAGGCTGCTTGCATG GTTCAGTACCAGAAGTGTCTTGTGGCCTCTGCAGCCCGAGGCAAGGCCTGGGGTGCCCAGGCCCGTGCCCGCCTGCGGCTCAAGCGGACCAGCTCTGTGGATTCCCCAGGAggttccctgccccttcccctgctcAAAGGAGGGGTTGGGGGTGCAGGGGCAGCCCCACGAAAGCGGggtgtcttctcttttcttgatgCCTTCCGGCTGAAACCCTCTCTGCTCCACATGCCCTAA
- the APBB3 gene encoding amyloid-beta A4 precursor protein-binding family B member 3 isoform X2: MLGKDYMLAIILVNCDDDLWGDQSLEGEPGLPPGWRKIRDAAGTYYWHVPSGSTQWQRPTWEPGDAEDPGTRTEGIWGLRPPKGRSFSSLESSLDRSNSLSWYGEDSYIQRVEPGAKCFAVRSLGWVEVPEEDLVPGKSSIAVNNCIQQLAQTRSQSQPPDGAWGEGQNMLMILKKDAMSLVNPLDRSLIHCQPLVHIRVWGVGSSKGRDFAFVAGDKDSCMLKCHVFRCDVPAKAIASALHGLCAQILSERVGVSGDSPCCSLDPITPEDLPRQVELLDAVSQAAQTYEALYIGTLPVTKAMGMDVLNEAIGALTTRGDQDTWVPAILSVSDSLMTAHPIQAEAGAEEEPLWQCPVRLVTFIGVGRDPHTFGLIADLGRQSFQCAAFWCQPHAGGLSEAVQAACMVQYQKCLVASAARGKAWGAQARARLRLKRTSSVDSPGGSLPLPLLKGGVGGAGAAPRKRGVFSFLDAFRLKPSLLHMP, from the exons ATGCTGGGCAAGGATTACATGCTGGCCATCATTCTGGTCAACTGCGATG ATGATTTGTGGGGGGACCAGAGTCTGGAGGGGGAGCCAGGCCTGCCCCCTGGCTGGAGGAAGATCCGTGATGCTGCAGGTACTTACTATTGGCATGTACCCAGCGGTAGCACCCAGTGGCAGCGCCCAACCTGGGAGCCAGGAGATGCAGAGGACCCAGGCACG AGGACGGAGGGAATCTGGGGACTTCGGCCCCCCAAGGGGAGATCCTTTTCCAGCCTGGAGAGCTCATTGGACCGGAG TAACTCTCTGTCCTGGTATGGTGAAGACTCCTACATCCAGAGAGTGGAGCCAGGGGCTAAG TGCTTTGCAGTCCGGTCTCTGGGCTGGGTAGAGGTACCTGAAGAGGATCTGGTACCAGGGAAGAGCAGTATCGCAGTCAATAACTGCATCCAGCAGCTGGCCCAGACCCGCAGTCAGAGCCAGCCCCCAGATGGTGCCTGGGGCGAG GGCCAGAACATGCTGATGATCCTGAAGAAGGATGCCATGAGCCTGGTGAATCCCCTGGACCGCAGTCTGATCCACTGCCAGCCTCTGGTGCACATCCGTGTATGGGGTGTGGGCAGCTCCAAGGGCCG GGACTTCGCTTTTGTGGCGGGTGATAAAGACAGCTGTATGCTCAAGTGCCATGTGTTTCGCTGTGACGTCCCTGCCAAGGCCATTGCCAGTGCCCTACATGGGCTCTGTGCCCAG ATCTTGTCAGAGCGAGTAGGAGTCAGTGGTGATTCCCCTTGCTGCTCACTAGACCCCATCACCCCTGAAGACCTGCCTCGGCAAG tgGAGCTATTGGATGCCGTGAGCCAGGCAGCTCAGACATACGAGGCACTGTACATCGGGACCCTGCCAGTCACCAAAGCCATGG GCATGGACGTGCTGAACGAGGCCATTGGTGCTCTCACCACCCGCGGGGACCAGGATACCTGGGTCCCTGCCATACTCAGTGTGTCTGACTCTCTCATGACTGCACATCCTATTCAG GCAGAGGCTGGTGCAGAGGAGGAGCCACTGTGGCAGTGCCCTGTGCGCCTTGTGACCTTTATTGGCGTTGGCCGTGACCCACACACCTTTGGCCTCATTGCTGACCTGGGCCGTCAGAGCTTCCAGTGTGCGGCCTTCTGGTGCCAGCCCCATGCAGGGGGACTCTCCGAAGCTGTGCAGGCTGCTTGCATG GTTCAGTACCAGAAGTGTCTTGTGGCCTCTGCAGCCCGAGGCAAGGCCTGGGGTGCCCAGGCCCGTGCCCGCCTGCGGCTCAAGCGGACCAGCTCTGTGGATTCCCCAGGAggttccctgccccttcccctgctcAAAGGAGGGGTTGGGGGTGCAGGGGCAGCCCCACGAAAGCGGggtgtcttctcttttcttgatgCCTTCCGGCTGAAACCCTCTCTGCTCCACATGCCCTAA
- the LOC116152295 gene encoding uncharacterized LOC131768270 homolog yields the protein MADDKDSLPKLKDLAFLKNQLERLQQRVEDEVSSGVGQDGSLLSSPFLKGFLAGYVVAKLRASAVLGFAVGTCTGIYAAQAYAVPNVEKTLRDYLRSLRKGPD from the exons ATGGCGGATGACAAG GATTCTCTGCCCAAGCTTAAGGACCTGGCATTTCTCAAGAACCAGCTTGAGCGCCTGCAGCAGCGTGTGGAAGACGAAGTCAGCAGTGGTGTGGGCCAG GATGGCTCGCTCTTGTCCTCCCCATTCCTCAAGGGCTTCCTGGCTGGTTACGTGGTGGCCAAACTGAGGGCATCGGCAGTATTGGGCTTTGCCGTGGGCACCTGCACTGGCATATATGCAGCGCAGGCATATGCTGTGCCCAATGTAGAGAAGACCTTGAGGGACTATCTTCGATCACTGCGCAAGGGGCCCGACTAG
- the SLC35A4 gene encoding probable UDP-sugar transporter protein SLC35A4, with product MHHSPRCPLASYTGHPRSSLGMNVEDGGMPGLGRPRQARWTLMLLLSTAMYGAHAPLLALCHVDGRMPFRPSSAVLLTELTKLLLCAFSLLVGWQAWPQGTPPWRQAAPFALSALLYGANNNLVIYLQRYMDPSTYQVLSNLKIGSTALFYCLCLRHRLSARQGLALLLLMAAGACYAAGGLRDPGNTLPGPPSAAAAGPMPLHITPLGLLLLILYCLISGLSSVYTELLMKRQRLPLALQNLFLYTFGVLLNLGLHAGGGPGPGLLEGFSGWAALVVLSQALNGLLMSAVMKHGSSITRLFVVSCSLVVNAVLSAALLRLQLTAAFFLATLLIGLAVRLYYGSR from the coding sequence ATGCATCACAGTCCCCGTTGTCCCCTTGCCAGCTACACAGGCCACCCAAGGTCTAGTTTGGGCATGAATGTAGAGGACGGGGGTATGCCAGGCCTGGGCCGTCCCAGGCAGGCCCGCTGGACCCTGATGCTACTCCTGTCCACTGCCATGTACGGGGCCCATGCCCCATTGCTGGCGCTGTGCCATGTAGACGGCCGCATGCCCTTCCGGCCCTCCTCGGCCGTACTGCTGACTGAACTGACGAAGCTGCTACTGTGCGCCTTCTCTCTCCTGGTGGGCTGGCAAGCATGGCCCCAGGGGACCCCACCCTGGCGCCAAGCTGCCCCCTTCGCACTATCAGCCCTGCTCTATGGTGCCAACAACAACCTGGTGATCTATCTTCAACGTTACATGGACCCCAGCACCTACCAGGTGCTGAGCAATCTCAAGATCGGAAGCACAGCCCTGTTCTACTGCCTCTGCCTCCGACACCGCCTCTCCGCACGCCAGGGCTTAGCACTGCTGCTGCTGATGGCAGCGGGAGCCTGCTATGCAGCTGGTGGCCTCCGGGACCCTGGGAACACGCTTCCTGGGCCCCCTTCAGCAGCTGCTGCGGGCCCCATGCCCCTGCATATCACTCCACTGGGACTGCTTCTTCTCATCCTGTACTGCCTCATCTCAGGCTTGTCTTCCGTGTACACAGAGCTGCTCATGAAACGACAGCGGCTGCCCCTGGCCCTTCAGAACCTCTTCCTCTACACTTTTGGTGTGCTCCTGAACCTAGGTCTGCATGCAGGTGGCGGCCCCGGCCCAGGCCTCCTGGAGGGCTTCTCGGGTTGGGCAGCGCTTGTCGTGCTGAGCCAAGCACTCAATGGACTGCTCATGTCAGCCGTCATGAAGCACGGCAGCAGCATCACGCGCCTCTTCGTTGTGTCCTGCTCACTAGTGGTCAATGCTGTGCTCTCAGCAGCCCTGCTGCGGCTGCAGCTCACAGCTGCCTTCTTCCTAGCCACACTGCTCATCGGCCTGGCTGTGCGCCTGTACTATGGCAGCCGCTAG
- the LOC105098100 gene encoding uncharacterized protein LOC105098100: MECGEVVRTGAGWGQDSSAPSGLTDNPQARLIVVVEVDQGRRSGPEETYCRTLLLEGPESICLLQRGTQEQCITFDRVLGSYAAEEAEQELLARAQSTLGRVGQGYSVALLLRGRETEAPRLVPQLLQMLFEEALPLRGSDAVLSTLSLVQLSPSGRTQDLLAPGAENLSVLDVAPLGLVVVNATEVEVSDSRAASELYLQAAVGEGRACSLLTITMSCPGPDPSEGPGTQSMWQGALRILQLPGVLDCPLLQVLAGEVVGEEVEGSLPWIVSWLLEGNNYSGLLLRLDTQGSSQSLLQAALLGAARRRMKVNQVRPTLWDAVEEARARRAGLKSLRSGLLGDTLTESGLSQLGRALRELQVVKAWSQRLGSWMLKEVKAEAAGLPEPRVIDSTASHSPGLQEPQVAGRTASIESGLLEKHPPRGSEEQAQQAPDVALQFFLAQARRQRLRERHQIWIQEEMKHLEQEKEEVADDQVKGLGAREEPSKERHRWHREQAALRLQLEALQAERDAAEQDLVALYDLYVQAARARTCHVLQVFRAWRGLWEERAVTTEHHYRSLLAGVLQDTISLATQNQELQAQNQQLWQTRLEAVMLDSSLEEKPGN; the protein is encoded by the exons ATGGAGTGCGGAGAGGTGGTGAGAACAGGGGCTGGTTGGGGCCAGGACAGCTCAGCCCCCTCAGGCCTCACTGAcaacccccaggccaggctgatCGTGGTGGTGGAAGTAGATCAAGGGAGAAGATCGG GACCTGAGGAGACCTATTGCCGCACACTCCTCCTGGAGGGGCCCGAGAGCATCTGCCTGCTTCAGCGTGGGACTCAG GAACAATGCATCACTTTTGACAGAGTCCTGGGTTCTTACGCTGCTGAG gaggcagagcaggagcTGCTAGCCCGAGCCCAGTCGACGCTGGGCAGGGTGGGCCAAGGGTACAGTGTGGCCCTGTTGCTTCGGGGTCGGGAAACAGAGGCGCCACGGCTCGTGCCTCAG CTGCTGCAGATGCTGTTTGAGGAAGCTCTGCCCCTCAGGGGCTCTGATGCTGTGCTTAGTACTCTTAGCCTGGTGCAG CTCAGCCCCAGTGGGAGGACTCAGGACCTGCTTGCTCCAGGAGCAGAGAACCTGTCGGTGCTGGATGTGGCACCTCTGGGCTT ggtGGTGGTAAATGCCACTGAAGTGGAAGTATCTGACTCAAGAGCTGCCTCAGAGCTGTACTTGCAGGCTGCAGTTGGTGAAGGCAG GGCCTGCTCTCTGCTCACCATCACCATGTCCTGCCCAGGGCCTGACCCTTCTGAGGGGCCTGGTACCCAGAGCATGTGGCAAGGAGCCTTGCGGATCCTGCAGCTCCCAGGAGTCCT AGACTGTCCCCTGTTGCAGGTGTTGGCTGGTGAGGTTgttggtgaggaggtggagggctCTCTGCCCTGGATTGTCTCATGGCTCCTGGAAGGAAACAACTACAGTGGCCTTCTTCTTCGCCTGGACACTCAAG GCAGCTCCCAGAGCTTGCTCCAGGCTGCACTGTTGGGGGCGGCGAGAAGGAGGATGAAGGTGAACCAGGTGAGGCCCACCCTGTGGGATGCAGTAGAAGAGGCCCGGGCCCGCCGGGCTGGCCTGAAGAGCCTGCGTTCAGGCCTCCTTGGGGACACTCTGACAGAGAGCGGGCTCAGCCAGCTGGGCAGGGCACTGCGGGAGCTGCAG GTGGTAAAAGCCTGGAGCCAGCGCTTGGGAAGCTGGATGCTCAAAGAGGTCAAAGCTGAGGCTGCGGGACTCCCAGAACCACGG GTGATAGATTCAACAGCAAGCCACAGCCCAGGCCTCCAGGAACCTCAAG TGGCAGGAAGAACAGCATCTATAGAATCTGGGCTCCTCGAAAAGCATCCTCCCAGGGGCTCTGAGGAACAG GCCCAGCAGGCCCCAGATGTGGCCCTGCAGTTCTTCCTGGCTCAGGCCCGGAGGCAGAGACTGCGAGAACGGCATCAAATCTGGATCCAAGAGGAAATGAAGCATTTGGAACAGGAAAAGGAGGAAGTGGCAGATGACCAGGTCAAAGGCCTGGGGGCTAGAGAAGAG CCCTCCAAGGAGAGGCACAGATGGCACCGGGAGCAGGCAGCACTGAGACTCCAGCTGGAGGCCCTTCAGGCAGAACGGGATGCTGCGGAGCAGGACCTGGTAGCGCTCTATGACCTGTACGTGCAGGCTGCCCGAGCCCGGACATGCCACGTGCTGCAG GTATTCCGAGCCTGGCGGGGACTGTGGGAGGAACGGGCTGTGACCACAGAGCATCACTACCGCAGCTTGCTGGCTGGAGTCCTGCAAGACACCATCAGCCTGGCTACACAGAACCAGGAGCTCCAAGCCCAGAACCAACAGCTTTGGCAGACTAGGCTGGAAGCAGTCATGCTGGATTCCAGCCTTGAGGAGAAACCTGGTAATTAG